From Rhizobium favelukesii, the proteins below share one genomic window:
- a CDS encoding transporter substrate-binding domain-containing protein: protein MVQFKLASLNLKGLCSFLLCMVVFFCPLSLFAQQAAPSLPLLFDSRERLAKPDLSSLVRLRFLTTIDFPPFNFTDQNGKLAGFNIDLAREICDELEIASKCQIQALPFVDLNAALAASQGDAVIAGIAVSEELRRQFAFSRPYLMLPARFVRNLKAPIKGEDASVLADHSVGVVKKTAHEAMLSAYFPKVKVVSFDSKDALLVALREGKVEAAFADSLQLSFWVSSQASAKCCALFDGPYLSEQFLGEGMTIMLRQKDDVLTAALDHALAALSRSGRLQEIYLRYFPYGLY from the coding sequence ATGGTGCAATTTAAACTGGCATCCCTGAATCTTAAGGGGCTATGCAGCTTTCTGCTATGTATGGTTGTATTTTTTTGCCCGCTCTCGCTGTTCGCCCAGCAGGCGGCGCCGAGCTTGCCGCTGCTTTTCGATTCCAGGGAGCGCCTTGCAAAGCCGGACCTTTCGTCGCTCGTGCGCCTGCGGTTCCTGACGACGATCGATTTTCCGCCGTTCAACTTTACGGATCAGAACGGCAAGCTTGCCGGCTTCAACATCGATCTCGCCCGCGAGATCTGCGATGAACTAGAGATTGCAAGCAAATGCCAGATCCAGGCACTGCCGTTCGTTGACCTGAATGCTGCGCTGGCAGCATCGCAAGGCGATGCCGTCATCGCCGGCATTGCCGTCAGCGAGGAGTTGCGGCGGCAATTCGCCTTTTCTCGCCCGTATCTGATGCTGCCCGCCCGCTTTGTTCGAAACTTGAAGGCTCCCATCAAGGGTGAAGATGCCAGTGTTTTGGCCGACCATTCGGTCGGCGTCGTCAAGAAGACGGCGCACGAGGCCATGCTGTCCGCCTATTTCCCGAAGGTGAAGGTCGTATCCTTCGACAGCAAGGATGCCCTTTTGGTGGCATTGAGAGAGGGCAAGGTGGAGGCTGCCTTCGCAGATTCCCTCCAGCTTTCGTTCTGGGTTTCGTCACAGGCTTCGGCGAAATGCTGCGCGCTCTTCGACGGGCCCTATCTCTCCGAGCAGTTTCTTGGCGAAGGCATGACGATTATGCTGCGTCAGAAGGACGATGTTCTGACGGCAGCGCTCGACCATGCGCTGGCAGCGTTGTCGCGCAGTGGCCGCCTGCAGGAAATCTACCTGCGCTATTTCCCTTACGGCTTGTACTAA
- a CDS encoding tellurite resistance TerB family protein, with amino-acid sequence MNKPLSAHDALIYVMVMASAVDSTMNDREMERIGQLIGFLPVFHDFDDEKLISVARDCAALLAGPEGLDIVLETVKDTLPSRLYDTAYALAVEVASADLSVKAEELRLLSLLRDRLGLDKLTCAAIERSAIARFRKG; translated from the coding sequence ATGAACAAGCCGCTTTCCGCCCACGACGCATTGATCTACGTGATGGTGATGGCATCCGCCGTCGACAGCACGATGAACGATCGCGAGATGGAGCGCATCGGCCAACTGATCGGCTTCCTGCCGGTCTTCCATGATTTCGACGACGAGAAGCTGATTTCTGTTGCGCGCGACTGCGCAGCGCTGCTGGCCGGCCCCGAGGGTCTCGACATCGTGCTTGAAACCGTCAAGGACACGCTGCCTTCGCGCCTCTACGACACGGCCTACGCCCTAGCTGTCGAAGTTGCCTCGGCCGATCTCTCGGTCAAGGCGGAAGAATTGCGCCTGCTCAGCCTGCTGCGCGATCGCCTCGGCCTCGACAAGCTGACCTGCGCCGCCATCGAGCGCAGCGCGATCGCCCGCTTCCGCAAGGGCTAA
- a CDS encoding S24 family peptidase, protein MLSHEQIWGAIDRLAERHDLTPSGLARRAGLDPTSFNKSKRLSADGRLRWPSTESIAKVLDATGASMEQFLAFMRPAGSFSSLPEGAFPPQGSSIPLLGFAQAGAGGFFDDGGSPAGQGWDVVEFPTAPSQKVGVYALEVQGESMMPLYRDGDVLIVAPGAQVRRNDRVVVKTREGEVMAKVLLRQSPRSIELMSLNPEHPNRTIEFSDVDWIARIIWASQ, encoded by the coding sequence ATGCTGTCACACGAGCAAATCTGGGGAGCGATCGACAGGCTTGCCGAACGGCATGACCTGACGCCGTCCGGCCTTGCCCGACGCGCGGGGCTCGATCCGACCTCCTTCAACAAGTCCAAGCGACTGTCTGCCGATGGACGGCTGCGCTGGCCATCGACGGAATCGATCGCCAAGGTGCTGGATGCAACCGGCGCCAGCATGGAGCAATTCCTGGCCTTCATGCGCCCGGCAGGCAGCTTTTCCAGCCTTCCGGAGGGCGCCTTCCCGCCGCAGGGCAGCTCGATCCCGCTTCTCGGCTTTGCGCAGGCCGGCGCCGGCGGTTTCTTCGATGATGGCGGCTCTCCGGCCGGGCAAGGCTGGGACGTCGTGGAATTCCCAACGGCGCCTTCGCAGAAGGTGGGCGTCTATGCGCTCGAGGTTCAGGGCGAGAGCATGATGCCGCTCTACCGCGACGGCGACGTTCTGATCGTCGCGCCTGGCGCGCAAGTTCGCCGCAACGATCGCGTCGTCGTCAAGACGCGCGAGGGCGAGGTTATGGCCAAGGTACTGTTGCGCCAGAGCCCGCGATCGATCGAATTGATGTCGCTCAACCCCGAGCATCCGAACCGGACGATCGAGTTTTCAGACGTGGATTGGATCGCCCGCATCATCTGGGCCAGCCAGTAG
- a CDS encoding response regulator — MQEQTIIIADDHPLFRDALRQAVIGMEGHPEIVEAGDFAAARMAAGEHPEADLMLLDLSMPGVSGFSGLMALRSEFAGLPIVIISATDDATTIRRALELGASGFISKSSGIDDIRRGIQTVLAGDIATPETYRDGQELDPDVADLIHRLHTLTPQQSRVLTMLAEGLLNKQIAYELGVSEATIKAHVSAILLKLNVDSRTQAVIQLGKINMAMVA; from the coding sequence ATGCAGGAACAGACAATCATCATTGCCGACGACCATCCGCTTTTCCGTGATGCGCTTCGTCAGGCGGTGATCGGCATGGAAGGCCATCCTGAGATCGTCGAAGCCGGCGATTTCGCCGCAGCGCGGATGGCCGCCGGGGAACACCCGGAAGCGGACCTGATGCTGCTCGATCTTTCGATGCCTGGCGTCAGCGGCTTCTCCGGCTTGATGGCGCTGCGCTCCGAATTCGCCGGGCTGCCGATCGTCATCATCTCCGCGACCGATGATGCGACCACGATCCGCCGCGCGCTGGAACTCGGCGCATCCGGCTTCATCTCCAAATCCTCAGGGATCGACGACATCCGCCGCGGCATCCAGACGGTTCTGGCCGGCGATATCGCCACGCCAGAGACCTACCGGGACGGACAGGAACTGGACCCTGACGTCGCAGACTTGATCCACCGTCTGCATACGCTGACACCACAGCAGAGCCGTGTCTTGACGATGCTGGCGGAAGGCCTTCTCAACAAGCAGATCGCCTACGAGCTCGGCGTTTCCGAGGCGACGATCAAGGCGCATGTCTCGGCCATCCTGCTCAAGCTCAATGTCGATAGCCGCACGCAAGCGGTGATCCAGCTCGGGAAGATCAACATGGCAATGGTGGCCTGA
- a CDS encoding DUF952 domain-containing protein: MTLTPTLYKIVTETLWQETKAAGIFRGAGIDLQDGYIHFSTAAQVKQTAALYFAGQTGLLLVAVDGSKFGEELVFEPSRGGDLFPHLYADLPFSAVLWEKPLPLDAAGQHIFPDLQP; encoded by the coding sequence ATGACCCTGACACCCACGCTTTACAAGATCGTGACGGAAACGCTCTGGCAGGAGACGAAGGCGGCCGGCATTTTCCGGGGTGCCGGGATTGACCTCCAGGACGGTTATATCCACTTCTCGACAGCCGCCCAGGTCAAGCAGACGGCGGCACTGTATTTCGCGGGTCAGACGGGGCTTCTGCTCGTTGCCGTCGATGGCAGCAAGTTCGGCGAGGAGCTCGTTTTCGAACCGTCACGCGGCGGCGATCTCTTCCCGCATCTCTATGCCGATCTGCCGTTCTCGGCCGTATTGTGGGAAAAGCCGCTGCCGCTCGATGCCGCCGGCCAGCATATATTTCCGGACCTTCAGCCATGA
- a CDS encoding quinone-dependent dihydroorotate dehydrogenase translates to MIDLFKHAARKGLFLFDPETAHGMSIAALKAGAVPACRIAPDPRLRQSIAGLDFVNPIGMAAGYDKNAEVPEALLKIGFGFTEIGTVTPKPQSGNPRPRIFRLVEDEGVINRLGFNNEGHDAAFARLSAVRGNGMIGVNIGANKDSEDRIGDYVLGIRRFYSVARYFTANISSPNTPGLRDLQARESLAALLSAVLSARDAEAAKSGRKIPVFLKIAPDLTEEGLDDIAAEALSHALDGLIVSNTTLSRDGLRDQRQAKEAGGLSGKPLFDKSTAVLAKIRRRVGGAMPIIGVGGVSSAETALEKIKAGADLVQLYSCMVYEGPGLPGTIVRGLSKLLDREQVKSIRDLRDSRTDHWATRNV, encoded by the coding sequence ATGATCGATCTGTTCAAGCATGCCGCCCGCAAGGGGCTCTTCCTCTTCGACCCAGAGACTGCGCACGGCATGTCGATCGCCGCGCTGAAGGCAGGTGCCGTTCCAGCCTGCCGGATCGCGCCCGATCCGCGCTTGAGGCAGAGTATTGCCGGCCTCGATTTCGTCAATCCGATCGGTATGGCCGCCGGCTATGACAAGAATGCCGAAGTGCCGGAAGCGCTGCTGAAGATCGGCTTCGGCTTTACCGAGATCGGCACCGTGACGCCGAAGCCGCAATCCGGAAATCCGCGACCGCGTATCTTCCGGCTGGTCGAGGATGAAGGCGTCATCAACCGCCTCGGCTTCAACAACGAGGGACACGACGCCGCCTTCGCGCGGCTATCGGCCGTGCGCGGCAACGGCATGATCGGCGTCAACATCGGCGCCAATAAGGACAGCGAAGACCGCATCGGTGACTATGTTCTCGGCATCCGCCGTTTCTATTCCGTCGCGCGCTATTTCACCGCCAACATCTCCTCGCCGAACACGCCGGGCCTGCGCGATCTGCAGGCGCGCGAAAGCCTCGCTGCGCTCTTGTCGGCGGTGCTTTCCGCCCGCGATGCCGAGGCCGCTAAGTCTGGCAGGAAGATCCCGGTCTTTCTGAAGATCGCGCCCGATCTGACGGAGGAGGGGCTGGATGACATCGCGGCCGAGGCATTGTCGCACGCGCTGGATGGCCTGATCGTCTCGAACACCACGCTTTCCCGCGATGGCCTTAGGGATCAGCGCCAGGCGAAGGAAGCGGGCGGGCTCTCCGGCAAGCCGCTGTTCGACAAATCGACCGCCGTTCTGGCAAAGATCCGCAGGCGTGTCGGCGGGGCGATGCCGATCATCGGCGTCGGAGGCGTGTCGTCGGCGGAAACGGCGCTGGAGAAGATCAAGGCCGGCGCCGATCTCGTACAGCTCTATTCCTGCATGGTCTATGAAGGGCCGGGACTGCCGGGCACGATCGTCCGCGGCCTATCGAAGCTGCTGGATCGCGAGCAGGTGAAATCGATCCGCGACCTCAGGGACAGCAGGACGGATCACTGGGCAACGCGGAACGTCTGA